From Pleuronectes platessa chromosome 17, fPlePla1.1, whole genome shotgun sequence, one genomic window encodes:
- the LOC128460520 gene encoding sine oculis-binding protein homolog A isoform X2, which translates to MPEMEKGRPPENKRSRKPAHPVKREINQEMKTFAESTMNELLGWYGYDKVDLRDSEANEIRNYRERRQHVSVLKENSLPKLKGLDAKVGHSVLAMKSGERESSSVPSSSSSSSSTCSTLTTPKEHKSAPVIVPLIKPSAVEDVQNVQIVCVWCQKEGVKRYSLCMGSELKSFCSEKCFAACRRAYFKRNKARDEDLQGERSPQHQHTEDSPRLVLKINSNVRVCDWCKHVRHTKEYLDFGSGEERLQFCSTKCLNQYKMDVFYREARAALTSSSPSRPSQEGRADSGGVGIGGQNLLTPDSWNSSNSMAEARHRNLSPKGPALIHGSAESASISSSEASSSSSSSSSSSSKVPVSGLRTMERPIQPPPHLPAMEVSPHPAQLGPLPHPRSHLDHQPVPQIPIPFIRPPLHAQGLKSPLANAYRHPGPPSSPLHRPPHSPRMQPPNSSSMNPPGMMHPFPGAYFPGLHSPPLNMMPRGPIPMPHMMNYGYPNFSPFLPHPTVLVPYPIIVPLPVPIPIPIPIPFPSKSTPEPPSHSGVIQPVPEGADRGRSRATRLPSPGILEAESRLIANKLGGTFTQGLPSLSDPNTSDPDWVKLERPFPSPASTLNSGASSPRVQYNESLCSTAGSEVLTDYKQQQSERQVIQRVLQRAQVKLEPSANGAVDLSGLGESGTGQGNRSGFHNIIIRPTPPLPESPSHDTVYHHQDSHTPPSHTPPSPTGSSYPNEVTSCALNSQDHSLNGMSSSSTPSSPDSSQPQRIPVPPLDPMISELEAIKENKCSVGPERVEGPVTQSEEPLAVVREVGDDPHVPDEDHAYALPTAPKTGGTTTPLLLPKLRDKGSLRSPANMPSAGDMEPALKRRCLRIRDQNK; encoded by the exons AAAACTCGTTGCCAAAACTCAAGGGCCTGGACGCCAAAGTCGGCCATTCAGTCCTGGCCATgaagagtggagagagagagtcctcgAGTGtgccctcatcttcctcctcgtcttcatcaacATGTTCAACCCTGACCACCCCCAAAGAGCACAAGAGTGCCCCTGTGATCGTCCCCCTCATAAAGCCATCAGCAG TGGAAGATGTACAGAATGTACAGATTGTGTGCGTCTGGTGCCAGAAGGAAGGTGTGAAGCGCTACTCTCTCTGTATGGGCTCGGAGCTCAAGAGCTTCTGCAGTGAAAAGTGCTTCGCCGCCTGCAGACGGGCCTACTTCAAACGCAACAAG GCCAGAGATGAAGACCTCCAGGGTGAGAGATCCCCTCAGCACCAACATACAGAGGACTCGCCCAGACTGGTGTTGAAAATAAACAGCAATGTCAGA GTATGTGACTGGTGCAAGCACGTCCGCCACACGAAAGAGTACCTGGACTTCGGATCCGGTGAGGAACGACTCCAGTTCTGCAGCACCAAGTGTCTGAATCAGTACAAGATGGATGTTTTCTACAGAGAGGCCCGTGCAGCTCTCACCAGCTCCAGCCCGAGCAGACCCAGTCAGGAGGGGAGGGCGGACAGTGGCGGGGTCGGCATCGGCGGGCAAAATTTACTCACTCCTGACTCTTGgaacagcagcaacagtatgGCGGAAGCCCGTCATAGAAACCTCTCCCCTAAAGGACCTGCACTAATCCATGGATCAGCAGAGTccgcctccatctcctcctcagaggcatcctcctcctcttcttcttcttcctcttcttcctccaaggTCCCTGTCTCTGGGCTGAGGACAATGGAGAGACCCATCCAGCCCCCTCCTCATCTGCCTGCCATGGAGGTGTCACCCCACCCTGCTCAACTTGGTCCTCTGCCTCATCCTCGCTCCCATCTGGACCATCAACCAGTGCCTCAAATCCCCATCCCCTTCATCAGACCTCCTCTTCATGCTCAGGGCCTGAAAAGCCCCCTTGCCAATGCCTACAGACACCCAGGCCCCCCCTCTAGCCCCCTCCACAGACCTCCTCACTCTCCACGCATGCAGCCTCCCAACTCCTCTTCCATGAATCCTCCTGGAATGATGCACCCTTTTCCAGGAGCCTACTTCCCTGGCTTGCACTCCCCTCCCCTGAATATGATGCCAAGAGGTCCCATCCCAATGCCTCACATGATGAACTATGGTTATCCCAATTTTAGCCCTTTTCTGCCACATCCCACTGTCCTGGTCCCTTATCCCATCATTGTTCCCCTACCTGTTCCCATACCTATTCCTATTCCCATTCCATTCCCGTCGAAGTCAACCCCGGAACCTCCAAGTCACAGTGGAGTTATACAACCTGTGCCAGAGGGTGCAGATAGGGGTAGATCTAGGGCTACCAGGCTGCCATCCCCAGGGATCCTTGAAGCAGAGAGTAGATTGATAGCAAACAAGTTAGGTGGAACCTTCACTCAGGGTCTCCCCTCCCTAAGCGATCCCAACACAAGTGACCCAGATTGGGTTAAACTAGAGAGGCCATTCCCATCCCCAGCATCCACACTCAACAGTGGAGCATCCTCACCAAGAGTGCAGTACAACGAGTCTCTGTGCTCAACTGCAGGGTCGGAGGTGCTGACAGACTATAAGCAGCAGCAGTCAGAGCGACAAGTCATCCAAAGGGTTCTTCAAAGGGCCCAAGTGAAGCTTGAGCCCAGTGCCAATGGAGCGGTGGACCTATCAGGGCTGGGGGAGTCAGGGACTGGGCAGGGTAACAGATCAGGGTTccacaacatcatcatcagacCCACCCCTCCACTACCAGAGTCCCCTTCACATGACACTGTCTACCACCACCAAGACTCCCACACTCCACCTTCACACACCCCGCCCAGCCCCACGGGGAGCAGCTATCCAAATGAAGTCACGTCCTGTGCCTTAAATTCTCAGGACCACAGTCTAAATGGTATGTCCTCATCGTCCACGCCCTCCAGTCCAGACTCCTCCCAACCACAGAGAATACCAGTGCCACCCCTTGACCCCATGATCAGCGAGCTGGAGGCCATCAAAGAGAACAAGTGCTCTGTTGGGCCGGAGCGGGTCGAGGGCCCAGTCACTCAGTCAGAAGAGCCCCTAGCTGTAGTCAGGGAAGTAGGAGACGACCCCCATGTTCCTGACGAGGACCATGCCTATGCCCTTCCCACAGCGCCAAAGACAGGTGGGACCACCACCCCACTGCTCTTGCCCAAACTCAGGGACAAGGGTAGCCTGCGGAGCCCTGCTAATATGCCCAGTGCTGGAGACATGGAGCCAGCTCTGAAGAGGCGATGCTTACGAATCCGTGATCAGAATAAATAG
- the LOC128460520 gene encoding sine oculis-binding protein homolog A isoform X1 produces MPEMEKGRPPENKRSRKPAHPVKREINQEMKTFAESTMNELLGWYGYDKVDLRDSEANEIRNYRERRQHVSVLKENSLPKLKGLDAKVGHSVLAMKSGERESSSVPSSSSSSSSTCSTLTTPKEHKSAPVIVPLIKPSAVEDVQNVQIVCVWCQKEGVKRYSLCMGSELKSFCSEKCFAACRRAYFKRNKARDEDLQGERSPQHQHTEDSPRLVLKINSNVRSLSPVPQVCDWCKHVRHTKEYLDFGSGEERLQFCSTKCLNQYKMDVFYREARAALTSSSPSRPSQEGRADSGGVGIGGQNLLTPDSWNSSNSMAEARHRNLSPKGPALIHGSAESASISSSEASSSSSSSSSSSSKVPVSGLRTMERPIQPPPHLPAMEVSPHPAQLGPLPHPRSHLDHQPVPQIPIPFIRPPLHAQGLKSPLANAYRHPGPPSSPLHRPPHSPRMQPPNSSSMNPPGMMHPFPGAYFPGLHSPPLNMMPRGPIPMPHMMNYGYPNFSPFLPHPTVLVPYPIIVPLPVPIPIPIPIPFPSKSTPEPPSHSGVIQPVPEGADRGRSRATRLPSPGILEAESRLIANKLGGTFTQGLPSLSDPNTSDPDWVKLERPFPSPASTLNSGASSPRVQYNESLCSTAGSEVLTDYKQQQSERQVIQRVLQRAQVKLEPSANGAVDLSGLGESGTGQGNRSGFHNIIIRPTPPLPESPSHDTVYHHQDSHTPPSHTPPSPTGSSYPNEVTSCALNSQDHSLNGMSSSSTPSSPDSSQPQRIPVPPLDPMISELEAIKENKCSVGPERVEGPVTQSEEPLAVVREVGDDPHVPDEDHAYALPTAPKTGGTTTPLLLPKLRDKGSLRSPANMPSAGDMEPALKRRCLRIRDQNK; encoded by the exons AAAACTCGTTGCCAAAACTCAAGGGCCTGGACGCCAAAGTCGGCCATTCAGTCCTGGCCATgaagagtggagagagagagtcctcgAGTGtgccctcatcttcctcctcgtcttcatcaacATGTTCAACCCTGACCACCCCCAAAGAGCACAAGAGTGCCCCTGTGATCGTCCCCCTCATAAAGCCATCAGCAG TGGAAGATGTACAGAATGTACAGATTGTGTGCGTCTGGTGCCAGAAGGAAGGTGTGAAGCGCTACTCTCTCTGTATGGGCTCGGAGCTCAAGAGCTTCTGCAGTGAAAAGTGCTTCGCCGCCTGCAGACGGGCCTACTTCAAACGCAACAAG GCCAGAGATGAAGACCTCCAGGGTGAGAGATCCCCTCAGCACCAACATACAGAGGACTCGCCCAGACTGGTGTTGAAAATAAACAGCAATGTCAGA TCTCTCTCCCCTGTGCCGCAGGTATGTGACTGGTGCAAGCACGTCCGCCACACGAAAGAGTACCTGGACTTCGGATCCGGTGAGGAACGACTCCAGTTCTGCAGCACCAAGTGTCTGAATCAGTACAAGATGGATGTTTTCTACAGAGAGGCCCGTGCAGCTCTCACCAGCTCCAGCCCGAGCAGACCCAGTCAGGAGGGGAGGGCGGACAGTGGCGGGGTCGGCATCGGCGGGCAAAATTTACTCACTCCTGACTCTTGgaacagcagcaacagtatgGCGGAAGCCCGTCATAGAAACCTCTCCCCTAAAGGACCTGCACTAATCCATGGATCAGCAGAGTccgcctccatctcctcctcagaggcatcctcctcctcttcttcttcttcctcttcttcctccaaggTCCCTGTCTCTGGGCTGAGGACAATGGAGAGACCCATCCAGCCCCCTCCTCATCTGCCTGCCATGGAGGTGTCACCCCACCCTGCTCAACTTGGTCCTCTGCCTCATCCTCGCTCCCATCTGGACCATCAACCAGTGCCTCAAATCCCCATCCCCTTCATCAGACCTCCTCTTCATGCTCAGGGCCTGAAAAGCCCCCTTGCCAATGCCTACAGACACCCAGGCCCCCCCTCTAGCCCCCTCCACAGACCTCCTCACTCTCCACGCATGCAGCCTCCCAACTCCTCTTCCATGAATCCTCCTGGAATGATGCACCCTTTTCCAGGAGCCTACTTCCCTGGCTTGCACTCCCCTCCCCTGAATATGATGCCAAGAGGTCCCATCCCAATGCCTCACATGATGAACTATGGTTATCCCAATTTTAGCCCTTTTCTGCCACATCCCACTGTCCTGGTCCCTTATCCCATCATTGTTCCCCTACCTGTTCCCATACCTATTCCTATTCCCATTCCATTCCCGTCGAAGTCAACCCCGGAACCTCCAAGTCACAGTGGAGTTATACAACCTGTGCCAGAGGGTGCAGATAGGGGTAGATCTAGGGCTACCAGGCTGCCATCCCCAGGGATCCTTGAAGCAGAGAGTAGATTGATAGCAAACAAGTTAGGTGGAACCTTCACTCAGGGTCTCCCCTCCCTAAGCGATCCCAACACAAGTGACCCAGATTGGGTTAAACTAGAGAGGCCATTCCCATCCCCAGCATCCACACTCAACAGTGGAGCATCCTCACCAAGAGTGCAGTACAACGAGTCTCTGTGCTCAACTGCAGGGTCGGAGGTGCTGACAGACTATAAGCAGCAGCAGTCAGAGCGACAAGTCATCCAAAGGGTTCTTCAAAGGGCCCAAGTGAAGCTTGAGCCCAGTGCCAATGGAGCGGTGGACCTATCAGGGCTGGGGGAGTCAGGGACTGGGCAGGGTAACAGATCAGGGTTccacaacatcatcatcagacCCACCCCTCCACTACCAGAGTCCCCTTCACATGACACTGTCTACCACCACCAAGACTCCCACACTCCACCTTCACACACCCCGCCCAGCCCCACGGGGAGCAGCTATCCAAATGAAGTCACGTCCTGTGCCTTAAATTCTCAGGACCACAGTCTAAATGGTATGTCCTCATCGTCCACGCCCTCCAGTCCAGACTCCTCCCAACCACAGAGAATACCAGTGCCACCCCTTGACCCCATGATCAGCGAGCTGGAGGCCATCAAAGAGAACAAGTGCTCTGTTGGGCCGGAGCGGGTCGAGGGCCCAGTCACTCAGTCAGAAGAGCCCCTAGCTGTAGTCAGGGAAGTAGGAGACGACCCCCATGTTCCTGACGAGGACCATGCCTATGCCCTTCCCACAGCGCCAAAGACAGGTGGGACCACCACCCCACTGCTCTTGCCCAAACTCAGGGACAAGGGTAGCCTGCGGAGCCCTGCTAATATGCCCAGTGCTGGAGACATGGAGCCAGCTCTGAAGAGGCGATGCTTACGAATCCGTGATCAGAATAAATAG